The following proteins are encoded in a genomic region of Saccharopolyspora antimicrobica:
- a CDS encoding DUF6158 family protein, giving the protein MTPTTCRFACLPKREDDMSTTTGIPGYELTEDLLLRELRHLHQTRNETFLHGSPDALREHTARTFELEQEYLRRHPEREVDPRRTRSGARGEPQHA; this is encoded by the coding sequence GTGACGCCCACGACGTGCCGGTTCGCCTGCCTGCCGAAGCGGGAGGACGACATGAGCACGACGACCGGAATACCCGGATACGAGCTGACCGAGGACCTGCTGCTGCGGGAGCTGCGCCACCTGCACCAGACCCGCAACGAGACCTTCCTGCACGGCTCGCCCGACGCGCTCCGGGAGCACACGGCGCGCACCTTCGAACTGGAGCAGGAGTACTTGCGGCGCCACCCCGAGCGCGAGGTCGACCCGCGGCGCACCCGGTCCGGAGCGAGGGGAGAGCCGCAGCATGCCTGA
- a CDS encoding MFS transporter yields MSSSSATAEQTTEGTGIGSLPREIWILVIGSFIVAVGMGIVAPALPTFATSFDVGVTAASFVISAFALMRLAFAPVSGRLVSFFGERSIYVWGITIVGLSTAACAFAGSYWQLLVFRALGGTGSTMFTVSAVALLVRLAPPHLRGQASGVWATSFLLGNVSGPIIGGLMVGYSLRLPFVTYGAALFIAAFIGWLMLRKSTLAAPRTDTGETQSLTVREALRNRTYRAAMLSNFSNGWAVFGVRIALVPLFVVEILRSTQAMAGVALSVFAVGNAAVLLVSGRIADRRGRKPLVLIGLAVSGAATASLGFTDSVPWFLVASLIAGMGAGILNPAQNAAVADIIGAKGKGGPVLAAFQMSADLGAILGPLIAGVLADVISYQAAFAVTGLTAVLGLVAWAGAPETRPTRAS; encoded by the coding sequence GTGTCGAGCAGCTCGGCAACGGCGGAGCAGACCACCGAGGGCACCGGCATCGGCTCCCTGCCGCGGGAGATCTGGATCCTGGTCATCGGCAGCTTCATCGTCGCGGTGGGCATGGGGATCGTGGCGCCCGCGCTGCCGACCTTCGCCACCAGCTTCGACGTCGGTGTCACCGCGGCCTCCTTCGTGATCAGCGCGTTCGCCCTGATGCGGCTGGCCTTCGCGCCGGTCAGCGGACGGCTGGTGTCGTTCTTCGGCGAGCGCTCGATCTACGTCTGGGGCATCACGATCGTCGGGCTGAGCACCGCGGCCTGCGCGTTCGCCGGGTCCTACTGGCAGCTGCTGGTGTTCCGCGCGTTGGGTGGCACCGGCTCGACGATGTTCACCGTCTCGGCGGTGGCGCTGCTGGTCCGGCTGGCGCCGCCGCACCTGCGCGGCCAGGCCTCCGGCGTGTGGGCGACGAGCTTCCTGCTGGGCAACGTCTCCGGGCCGATCATCGGCGGCCTGATGGTCGGCTACTCGCTGCGGCTGCCGTTCGTCACCTACGGCGCCGCGCTGTTCATCGCCGCCTTCATCGGCTGGCTGATGCTGCGCAAGTCGACGCTGGCGGCGCCGCGGACCGACACCGGGGAGACCCAGTCGCTGACGGTCCGCGAAGCGCTGCGCAACCGCACCTACCGCGCCGCGATGCTGTCCAACTTCAGCAACGGCTGGGCGGTTTTCGGCGTCCGGATCGCGCTGGTCCCGCTGTTCGTGGTCGAGATCCTGCGCTCCACCCAGGCCATGGCGGGCGTGGCGCTGTCGGTGTTCGCGGTCGGCAACGCGGCGGTGCTGCTGGTGTCGGGCCGGATCGCCGACCGGCGCGGGCGCAAACCGCTGGTGCTCATCGGACTCGCCGTCTCCGGCGCGGCCACCGCGTCGCTGGGCTTCACCGACTCCGTCCCGTGGTTCCTCGTCGCATCGCTGATCGCGGGCATGGGAGCGGGCATCCTCAACCCCGCGCAGAACGCCGCGGTCGCCGACATCATCGGCGCCAAGGGCAAGGGCGGGCCGGTGCTGGCGGCGTTCCAGATGTCGGCCGACCTCGGCGCGATCCTCGGGCCGCTGATCGCCGGCGTGCTCGCCGACGTGATCTCCTACCAGGCGGCGTTCGCCGTCACCGGGCTCACCGCGGTGCTGGGCCTGGTGGCCTGGGCGGGCGCCCCGGAAACCCGCCCGACCAGGGCTTCCTGA
- a CDS encoding GNAT family N-acetyltransferase, with amino-acid sequence MDPLHDPDDEALLDPRQARDLAGLVETARLASAVVRYGLRTRVGAATVVLNQDNPLPAANHACALWGTLAEVAGTLLSLEQVFAEAGRSEAVVFASPTTVAEIEGIADDAGWRAVEELVALLHRTRQDVRGWARPAEDRDLPGIVDLIADDAGLSEEGERRLLRHLEHRLDEPRSILRVVDDQDADRIAGFAQGFVERRVGLVEQVVVRPGRRRRGIGGEVVAEVVEELRERGALMVAGYSEEGGTAERFAEACGFDVVYGVTAYARRIDDLL; translated from the coding sequence GTGGACCCACTGCACGACCCTGACGACGAGGCACTGCTCGACCCGCGGCAGGCCCGCGATCTCGCCGGGCTGGTCGAGACCGCGCGACTCGCCTCGGCCGTCGTGCGCTACGGACTGCGCACCAGGGTCGGCGCGGCCACGGTCGTGCTCAACCAGGACAACCCGCTGCCCGCCGCGAACCACGCCTGCGCGCTGTGGGGGACGCTCGCCGAGGTCGCCGGGACGCTGCTGAGCCTGGAGCAGGTCTTCGCCGAGGCCGGGCGGTCGGAAGCCGTCGTGTTCGCCTCGCCGACCACGGTCGCCGAGATCGAGGGCATCGCCGACGACGCCGGGTGGCGCGCGGTGGAGGAGCTCGTCGCGCTGCTGCACCGCACGCGGCAGGACGTCCGCGGCTGGGCGCGGCCCGCCGAGGATCGGGATCTGCCCGGGATCGTCGACCTGATCGCCGACGACGCCGGGCTCTCCGAGGAGGGCGAGCGCAGGCTGCTGCGCCACCTGGAGCACCGCCTCGACGAACCGCGCAGCATCCTGCGCGTCGTCGACGACCAGGACGCCGACCGCATCGCGGGCTTCGCGCAGGGATTCGTCGAGCGCCGGGTCGGGCTGGTGGAGCAGGTGGTCGTGCGGCCCGGGCGGCGGCGCCGGGGCATCGGCGGTGAAGTGGTCGCCGAGGTCGTCGAAGAGCTTCGCGAACGCGGTGCGCTGATGGTGGCGGGCTACAGCGAGGAAGGCGGCACGGCCGAGCGCTTCGCCGAGGCCTGCGGATTCGACGTGGTCTACGGCGTGACGGCCTACGCCCGCCGCATCGACGACCTGCTGTGA
- a CDS encoding DUF885 domain-containing protein, which yields MSTPTELADELLTVMFESDPVSATLYGFHDRDDELPDISAAGEQAFRERADDIRVRAMAVDTAHADLEQRLTIAVVIQHAQALIAQFDARSPEYTVVGSLFAPVAGLLFHLGQVSPADARQGADFVERLRRIPDFTAAAAQRHREGVASGRVPVRVLVDDAVRHLDDYLAAQDSDPLLVPELHDPALEQERKRVLTESVHPALREYRNALATEIAPHARPVQQPGLCWIPGGHEIYQRLVRAHTSTDRTPQQLHDIGLARIKALRAELAELGARTWGEQDPDAVLHRLRTDPELRWRDGEELLTSAREAVTRAEAAAPQWFETLPDQPCEVRPMPGTATDSTPIGLYNAPALDGSRPGVYFANTDRAEQRQRFNSEVIAFHEVVPGHHMQLSLAQLRTELPLLRRLIAITAYAEGWGLYTERLADEMGLYSDDVARMGMVAQDLLRAARLVVDTGLHEFGWSRQRAVDYLLENTILPQLEVDSETDRYISFPAQALSYLVGKLEIERVRRIAEQRLGKDFDIRGFHQAILRHGALPMSTLDLLVTEELHAR from the coding sequence GTGAGCACTCCCACAGAACTCGCCGACGAACTGCTGACCGTCATGTTCGAGTCGGACCCGGTCAGCGCCACGCTGTACGGCTTCCACGACCGCGACGACGAGCTGCCCGACATCTCCGCGGCGGGCGAGCAGGCGTTCCGGGAGCGGGCCGACGACATCCGGGTGCGCGCGATGGCGGTGGACACCGCGCACGCCGACCTGGAGCAGCGGCTGACCATCGCGGTGGTGATCCAGCACGCGCAGGCCCTGATCGCCCAGTTCGACGCCCGCTCCCCCGAGTACACCGTGGTCGGGTCGCTGTTCGCACCGGTCGCCGGGCTGCTGTTCCACCTCGGACAGGTCTCGCCCGCCGATGCCCGGCAGGGCGCGGACTTCGTGGAGCGCCTGCGCCGCATCCCGGATTTCACGGCGGCCGCCGCGCAACGGCACCGGGAGGGCGTCGCGAGCGGCCGGGTGCCGGTCCGGGTGCTGGTCGACGACGCGGTCCGCCACCTCGACGACTACCTGGCCGCGCAGGACAGCGACCCGCTGCTGGTCCCGGAGCTGCACGACCCGGCGCTGGAGCAGGAGCGGAAGCGCGTGCTGACCGAGTCGGTGCACCCGGCGCTGCGCGAGTACCGGAACGCGCTCGCCACCGAGATCGCCCCGCACGCGCGCCCGGTCCAGCAACCCGGGCTGTGCTGGATCCCCGGCGGCCACGAGATCTACCAGCGGCTGGTGCGCGCGCACACCAGCACCGACCGCACTCCGCAGCAGCTGCACGACATCGGCCTGGCGCGGATCAAGGCGCTGCGCGCCGAACTCGCCGAGCTGGGCGCGAGGACCTGGGGCGAGCAGGATCCGGATGCGGTGCTGCACCGCCTGCGCACCGACCCCGAGCTGCGCTGGCGGGACGGCGAGGAGCTGCTGACGTCCGCCCGCGAAGCGGTCACCCGCGCGGAAGCGGCTGCGCCGCAGTGGTTCGAGACGCTGCCCGACCAGCCGTGCGAGGTGCGCCCGATGCCCGGCACCGCCACGGACAGCACGCCGATCGGCCTCTACAACGCCCCGGCGCTGGACGGCTCGCGGCCGGGCGTCTACTTCGCCAACACCGATCGCGCCGAGCAGCGGCAGCGCTTCAACTCCGAGGTGATCGCCTTCCACGAGGTCGTGCCCGGTCACCACATGCAGCTCAGCCTGGCGCAGCTGCGCACCGAGCTCCCGCTGCTGCGGCGGCTGATCGCGATCACCGCCTACGCCGAGGGCTGGGGCCTCTACACCGAGCGGCTGGCCGACGAGATGGGCCTGTACTCCGACGACGTGGCCCGGATGGGCATGGTCGCGCAGGACCTGCTGCGCGCCGCGCGGCTGGTGGTCGACACCGGGCTGCACGAGTTCGGCTGGAGCCGGCAGCGCGCGGTGGACTACCTGCTGGAGAACACCATCCTGCCGCAGCTGGAGGTCGACTCCGAGACCGACCGCTACATCTCCTTCCCGGCGCAGGCGCTGTCGTACCTGGTGGGCAAGCTGGAGATCGAGCGGGTCCGGCGCATCGCCGAGCAGCGCCTCGGCAAGGACTTCGACATCCGCGGCTTCCACCAGGCGATCCTGCGCCACGGCGCCCTGCCGATGTCCACATTGGACCTCTTGGTCACCGAGGAGCTCCACGCCCGGTGA
- a CDS encoding DUF1326 domain-containing protein produces the protein MVRSVLEAAQEQVAGTAAPTRDWHLRGEWFDVCSCGLPCPCTFAQAPTHGSCLFTLAWQVHEGHYGDTQLSGLGVVAVGEFTGNMWVGDPDAMMKLMFYIDAKADADQRHALERIFTGQEGGWPGQFGSLIAELRGIEYAPIRFDAAADLAYWEAEIPGKVKVGARALTGPTADPNQRVQLINAPGAEVGPGQIATWGVVSDDHATGFDFSQPYRGGSSKHFPFDWRPE, from the coding sequence GTGGTCCGGTCGGTTCTTGAGGCCGCGCAGGAGCAGGTGGCCGGGACCGCCGCTCCGACGCGGGACTGGCACCTGCGCGGTGAGTGGTTCGACGTGTGCAGCTGCGGACTTCCGTGCCCCTGCACCTTCGCGCAGGCGCCCACCCACGGCTCCTGCCTGTTCACCTTGGCCTGGCAGGTGCACGAGGGGCACTACGGCGACACGCAGCTGTCCGGCCTCGGCGTGGTGGCCGTCGGCGAGTTCACCGGGAACATGTGGGTCGGGGACCCCGACGCCATGATGAAGCTGATGTTCTACATCGACGCGAAGGCGGACGCCGATCAGCGGCACGCGCTCGAGCGGATCTTCACGGGCCAGGAGGGCGGCTGGCCGGGGCAGTTCGGATCCCTGATCGCTGAACTGCGCGGGATCGAGTACGCGCCCATCCGGTTCGACGCGGCAGCCGACCTGGCGTACTGGGAGGCCGAGATCCCCGGCAAGGTGAAGGTCGGAGCGCGGGCTCTCACCGGCCCGACGGCGGATCCGAACCAGCGGGTCCAGCTGATCAACGCGCCGGGCGCGGAGGTGGGGCCGGGGCAGATCGCGACCTGGGGCGTGGTCAGCGACGACCACGCGACCGGATTCGACTTCTCGCAGCCCTACCGGGGCGGGTCCAGCAAGCACTTCCCGTTCGACTGGCGTCCGGAGTGA
- a CDS encoding UvrD-helicase domain-containing protein produces MTGTFHHRQERLRREAEAELRDRLLPSWQHRVLQRFAVEHGSGWYPLLNQFAPHTPANRPDAVLVGPQGVLVVLLRDAEPEWEDTRAAFVWTAELLAGASTEAGAVTEAVARTVVVHPADHRGRKGHSGEHLAITEAELDRVLRHGERLLEPAEALSIARHLDCRTFDLSPIMWHPRRIPQQRKPGQATGSGLFEVPDLRRERVDRALERPFRDWRIFLDDTQLGAVRRRYSGPARITGPAGTGKSVLALHRLAYLSRRTTGKLLFTTHLRTLPQIAAEQFRSLAPHLVQRIEFTHLHAWARDFLDQRGRAADVDEQQVEQAFEAVWQRAELTAPLRGFRNSRSYWKDEINRVIKGRGISALETYQHVPRKGRGRPLPAELRARVWQFYCEYERELSERDAFDHNDVLMRALSELDRRPLPRQYAAVVVDEVQDLTLIGLRLVHAISGDGPDQLLLVGDGQQQVYPGGWRLSEAGISLQGRGEILRRNYRNRAAILQQAGELDAINRFDDLDGGPTVTLRSALPVLRGGNVVHWQGEDQEEALIAALRELDEDTDTAILTRTNGAAQHWDQVLREAGFTVRALDRWNGRTSGPIHIGTVHRAKGTEFRAVFLPDERTRSHDHRDEIEAANRHRLVARTRARDHLWIATLTG; encoded by the coding sequence GTGACCGGGACTTTCCACCACCGCCAGGAACGACTGCGCCGCGAAGCCGAAGCGGAGCTGCGCGACCGCCTGCTGCCGAGCTGGCAGCACCGGGTCCTGCAGCGGTTCGCCGTGGAGCACGGCAGCGGCTGGTACCCGCTGCTCAACCAGTTCGCCCCGCACACCCCGGCCAACCGCCCGGACGCGGTGCTGGTGGGTCCGCAAGGCGTGCTGGTGGTCCTGCTCCGCGACGCCGAACCGGAGTGGGAGGACACCCGGGCGGCCTTCGTCTGGACCGCGGAGCTGCTGGCCGGAGCGTCGACCGAGGCGGGCGCGGTGACTGAGGCGGTGGCCCGCACGGTGGTGGTGCACCCGGCCGACCACCGCGGTCGCAAGGGCCACAGCGGTGAGCACCTGGCCATCACCGAAGCGGAGCTGGACCGCGTCCTGCGGCACGGCGAACGACTGCTGGAACCGGCCGAAGCGCTGAGCATCGCCCGCCACCTGGACTGCAGGACGTTCGACCTGTCCCCGATCATGTGGCACCCGCGGCGCATCCCGCAGCAGCGAAAACCGGGCCAGGCCACGGGATCCGGCCTGTTCGAGGTGCCCGACCTGCGCCGCGAGCGGGTGGATCGCGCGCTGGAGCGGCCGTTCCGCGACTGGCGGATCTTCCTGGACGACACGCAGCTCGGCGCGGTGCGCCGCCGCTACTCCGGCCCGGCGCGCATCACCGGCCCGGCGGGCACCGGGAAGTCCGTGCTGGCCCTGCACCGGCTGGCCTACCTCTCCCGCCGCACGACCGGGAAGCTGCTGTTCACCACGCACCTGCGCACGCTGCCGCAGATCGCCGCCGAGCAGTTCCGCTCGCTGGCCCCGCACCTGGTCCAGCGCATCGAGTTCACCCACCTGCACGCCTGGGCCCGGGACTTCCTGGACCAGCGCGGACGTGCCGCCGACGTGGACGAGCAGCAGGTCGAGCAGGCCTTCGAAGCGGTCTGGCAGCGCGCGGAGCTGACCGCCCCGCTGCGCGGTTTCCGCAATTCCCGCAGCTACTGGAAGGACGAGATCAACCGGGTCATCAAGGGGCGCGGGATCAGCGCGCTGGAGACCTACCAGCACGTGCCGCGCAAGGGCCGCGGCCGTCCGCTGCCCGCCGAACTCCGCGCCCGCGTCTGGCAGTTCTACTGCGAGTACGAGCGGGAGCTGTCCGAACGCGACGCCTTCGACCACAACGACGTGCTGATGCGCGCGCTGTCCGAGCTGGACCGCAGGCCGCTGCCCCGCCAGTACGCGGCGGTGGTCGTCGACGAGGTCCAGGACCTGACGCTGATCGGCCTGCGCCTGGTGCACGCCATCAGCGGCGACGGCCCCGACCAGCTGCTGCTCGTCGGCGACGGCCAGCAGCAGGTGTACCCGGGCGGCTGGCGGCTGTCCGAGGCCGGGATCTCGTTGCAGGGCAGGGGCGAGATCCTGCGCCGCAACTACCGGAACCGGGCGGCGATCCTCCAGCAGGCGGGCGAGCTCGACGCGATCAACCGCTTCGACGACCTCGACGGCGGCCCGACGGTGACGCTGCGCTCGGCGTTACCGGTCCTGCGCGGCGGGAACGTGGTGCACTGGCAGGGCGAAGACCAGGAGGAGGCGCTGATCGCCGCGCTCCGCGAGCTCGACGAGGACACCGACACCGCGATCCTCACCCGCACCAACGGAGCGGCCCAGCACTGGGACCAGGTGCTCCGCGAAGCGGGCTTCACCGTCCGCGCCCTGGACCGCTGGAACGGCCGCACCTCCGGCCCGATCCACATCGGCACAGTGCACCGCGCCAAGGGAACGGAGTTCCGGGCGGTCTTCCTCCCCGACGAGCGCACCCGGTCGCACGACCACCGGGACGAGATCGAAGCGGCGAACCGACACCGGCTGGTGGCCCGGACCAGGGCCCGCGACCACCTCTGGATCGCCACCCTCACCGGCTGA
- a CDS encoding TetR/AcrR family transcriptional regulator C-terminal domain-containing protein, producing the protein MSTSRTRGQRAGLTRQDVLGAALALVDAEGLKVLSMRRLGAELGVEAMTLYHYVANKDALLDGLVEQLLAEAAAPQVSSGSWQVDLRNYAHALRDALLAHPNAIPLVVSRPAVTSRNLEIMEGVLRTLRDAGFPLEVGLDVLFSLAGFVVGQVVTEADSRVEPSEQVRHLSDVDPDRFPLLSEAAARASDRAGARSRFDFALDAMIAGFSR; encoded by the coding sequence ATGTCCACCAGTCGCACACGTGGTCAGCGCGCCGGGCTGACCCGGCAGGACGTGCTCGGAGCGGCGCTGGCGCTCGTCGACGCCGAGGGCCTGAAGGTGCTGTCGATGCGGCGGCTCGGCGCCGAGCTCGGCGTGGAGGCGATGACCCTCTACCACTACGTGGCCAACAAGGACGCCCTGCTGGACGGGCTGGTCGAGCAGCTGCTCGCCGAAGCGGCCGCGCCGCAGGTGAGCAGCGGCTCGTGGCAGGTGGACCTGCGCAACTACGCGCACGCGCTGCGGGACGCGCTGCTGGCGCACCCGAACGCCATCCCGCTGGTGGTGTCCAGGCCCGCGGTGACCTCGCGCAACCTGGAGATCATGGAGGGCGTGCTGAGGACGCTGCGCGACGCCGGGTTCCCGCTGGAGGTCGGGCTGGACGTGCTGTTCTCGCTGGCCGGCTTCGTCGTCGGGCAGGTGGTGACGGAGGCCGACAGCCGGGTGGAACCGTCCGAACAGGTCCGCCACCTGTCCGATGTGGACCCGGATCGGTTTCCGCTGCTGTCCGAAGCGGCGGCCAGGGCCAGCGACCGGGCCGGTGCCCGGTCGCGCTTCGACTTCGCGCTCGACGCGATGATCGCCGGCTTCAGCCGGTGA
- a CDS encoding winged helix DNA-binding protein, producing the protein MVDRLERRELLSRAADRNDRRVARLSLTAEGAALGGQIRAAFSEAVAERWGSLDAADVGAIARLAAPRG; encoded by the coding sequence ATGGTCGACCGCCTCGAGCGCCGCGAACTGCTGTCCCGGGCGGCCGACCGCAACGACCGCCGCGTCGCCCGCCTCTCGCTCACCGCGGAAGGTGCGGCTCTGGGCGGGCAGATCCGTGCGGCGTTCTCCGAAGCGGTCGCCGAGCGGTGGGGTTCGCTGGACGCGGCCGACGTCGGCGCCATCGCGCGGCTCGCCGCCCCGCGGGGCTGA
- a CDS encoding SDR family oxidoreductase, translated as MPRSALVTGSSRAASAAIAERVGADGLSVVVNYRSDRAAAGELVAGIEAGGGRAVAAQADVTDPAQLRALFDFAEQQFGGLDVLVNNVGTARFAPIAESTDADYDLLFGTNTRTAFTALREAANRLRDGGRIVAISSGVTANHRPGTGLYGAAKAAVDQLVRVLARELGPRGITVNSVRPGATRTDALLELQPEEALQRMAAETPLGRIGEPADIADLTAFLVSDDARWITGQIINAGGGNF; from the coding sequence ATGCCGCGATCAGCCCTGGTCACCGGGAGCTCGCGCGCGGCATCGGCCGCCATCGCCGAGCGCGTCGGCGCGGACGGCCTGAGCGTGGTGGTCAACTACCGATCGGACCGGGCCGCCGCCGGAGAGCTCGTCGCCGGGATCGAAGCGGGCGGCGGCCGAGCCGTCGCGGCGCAGGCCGACGTCACCGACCCGGCGCAGCTGCGCGCCCTGTTCGACTTCGCGGAGCAGCAGTTCGGCGGCCTCGACGTGCTGGTCAACAACGTCGGCACGGCCCGCTTCGCACCGATCGCCGAATCGACCGACGCGGACTACGACCTGCTGTTCGGCACCAACACCCGGACCGCCTTCACCGCCCTCCGCGAAGCGGCCAACCGCCTGCGCGACGGCGGCCGCATCGTGGCGATCTCCAGCGGTGTCACCGCGAACCACCGCCCCGGCACGGGCCTGTACGGCGCGGCGAAGGCGGCTGTCGACCAGCTCGTCCGAGTCCTCGCCAGGGAGCTCGGGCCGCGCGGCATCACGGTGAACAGCGTGCGCCCCGGCGCCACCCGAACCGACGCGCTGCTGGAACTGCAACCCGAGGAGGCGTTGCAGCGGATGGCCGCCGAAACCCCGCTGGGCCGAATCGGCGAACCTGCCGACATCGCGGACCTCACCGCGTTCCTGGTCTCCGACGACGCACGCTGGATCACCGGCCAGATCATCAACGCGGGCGGCGGCAACTTCTGA
- a CDS encoding MFS transporter yields the protein MTQTAAAADALYRRVSWRILPLLILCYTFAYLDRVNIGFAKLHMQADVGISEAVYGLAAGIFFLGYVIFEVPSNLLLAKIGTRKTIFRIMVLWGLTSAAMMFVSDAMTFYVLRFLLGVFEAGFAPGIIFYLTYWFPPARMAAAMGLLMLPGPIGSMLGGPVSSWLITNFDGVAGLHGWQWMFLLEGLPCVALGLVVWKTLADTPEQAKWLSADERELLRRDLAVDRDKGQHSFRQVLRDPRVYLLALGYFCLISGLYAVSFWLPTILQENGLTDTVTIGLYSALPYAFAIVLMIVLGRRSDRTGERRLHSSVTALISAAALAVAAFTASNFAVSLIAIVVATACMWASYTVFWSMPAAYLKGTAAAGGIALINSIGLLGGFVSPTLIGFVKDATGSTVIGLLSMVVLLLVGSIAIYANRLPTGEPS from the coding sequence ATGACCCAGACCGCTGCGGCAGCCGATGCCCTCTACCGGCGGGTGAGCTGGCGGATCTTGCCGCTGCTCATCCTCTGCTACACCTTCGCCTACCTGGACCGGGTGAACATCGGGTTCGCCAAGCTGCACATGCAGGCCGACGTCGGGATCAGCGAGGCCGTCTACGGGCTGGCCGCCGGGATCTTCTTCCTCGGCTACGTGATCTTCGAGGTGCCCAGCAACCTGCTGCTGGCCAAGATCGGCACCCGCAAGACCATCTTCCGCATCATGGTGCTCTGGGGCCTCACCTCGGCCGCGATGATGTTCGTCAGCGACGCGATGACCTTCTACGTGCTGCGCTTCCTGCTCGGCGTGTTCGAGGCGGGTTTCGCGCCCGGCATCATCTTCTACCTCACCTACTGGTTCCCGCCGGCGCGGATGGCGGCGGCGATGGGGCTGCTGATGCTGCCCGGGCCGATCGGTTCGATGCTGGGCGGGCCGGTCTCGTCCTGGCTGATCACCAACTTCGACGGCGTCGCCGGGCTGCACGGCTGGCAGTGGATGTTCCTGCTGGAGGGGCTGCCGTGCGTGGCGCTCGGACTCGTCGTCTGGAAGACGTTGGCGGACACGCCGGAACAGGCGAAGTGGCTCAGCGCGGACGAGCGGGAACTGCTGCGGCGGGATCTCGCGGTGGACCGGGACAAGGGCCAGCACAGCTTCCGCCAGGTGCTGCGGGATCCGCGCGTGTACCTGCTGGCGCTCGGCTACTTCTGCCTGATCAGCGGCCTGTACGCGGTGAGCTTCTGGTTGCCGACGATCCTGCAGGAGAACGGTCTCACCGACACCGTGACCATCGGCCTGTACTCGGCGCTGCCGTACGCGTTCGCCATCGTGCTGATGATCGTGCTGGGTCGGCGGTCGGACCGCACCGGCGAGCGGCGCCTGCACAGCTCGGTGACCGCGCTGATCAGCGCCGCCGCACTCGCGGTCGCGGCGTTCACGGCGAGCAACTTCGCCGTGTCGCTCATCGCGATCGTCGTCGCGACGGCGTGCATGTGGGCTTCCTACACGGTGTTCTGGTCGATGCCCGCGGCATACCTGAAGGGCACCGCCGCGGCGGGGGGCATCGCGCTGATCAACAGCATCGGCCTGCTCGGCGGATTCGTGAGCCCGACGCTCATCGGCTTCGTCAAGGACGCCACGGGAAGCACGGTGATCGGGCTGCTGTCCATGGTCGTCCTGCTGCTGGTCGGCAGCATCGCGATCTACGCCAACCGGCTGCCCACGGGCGAGCCGTCCTAG